One Thermodesulfobacteriota bacterium genomic region harbors:
- a CDS encoding U32 family peptidase, giving the protein MKYSIATNWDLALLDRLEGTEVESLYGQIWGDPLGGGRMALFIPKVDRGAASTFIREARRRGLGFNYLMNGTCLDNLEFTKKGYGTLVEHIEWVASTGADMVTVTLPFLLEVVKREVPPLKVAVSSFARVVSVQQARAWREMGADKIILPESVNRDFRTLQRIREAVDCELELIANHCCLFQCFLDLHHRNMVSHGSQAGHPCGGFAPDYCKLACQRLKLLRPEELIKSTWIRPEDVPSYEEIGIDCLKLVERFRGTESLLQIVHAYERQRFEGNLVDLLSLPQAGAFLSPNLEILARTDLVEPEKMEAVMAVLREPFSGRVHIDNKRLDGFLDFFKEKDCLRMDCERCGYCKGVARRVIRIDEAWRGQMVARFERAMTMLTTGEVAGFLKV; this is encoded by the coding sequence ATGAAATATTCGATTGCCACCAACTGGGACTTGGCATTGCTTGATCGACTGGAGGGGACTGAGGTCGAAAGCCTTTACGGTCAGATCTGGGGGGATCCCTTGGGTGGAGGACGGATGGCCCTCTTCATCCCAAAGGTAGATCGGGGGGCTGCCTCCACCTTCATTCGGGAAGCGAGGCGAAGGGGTCTGGGATTCAACTATCTGATGAACGGGACCTGTCTTGATAACTTGGAATTTACGAAGAAGGGCTACGGAACCCTTGTGGAGCATATCGAATGGGTCGCCTCGACCGGCGCCGATATGGTGACGGTCACTCTTCCCTTCCTGCTGGAGGTCGTCAAGAGGGAGGTTCCCCCTCTGAAGGTGGCGGTCTCTTCCTTTGCCCGGGTGGTGAGTGTTCAGCAGGCAAGGGCCTGGAGGGAGATGGGGGCGGACAAGATCATCCTGCCCGAATCGGTGAACAGGGATTTTCGAACTCTCCAACGGATCCGGGAGGCGGTCGATTGCGAGCTGGAACTGATCGCCAATCACTGCTGCCTCTTCCAGTGTTTCCTCGACCTCCATCACCGGAACATGGTCTCCCACGGCTCTCAGGCCGGCCACCCCTGCGGAGGGTTTGCGCCGGATTACTGCAAACTGGCCTGCCAGCGGCTGAAACTCTTGAGGCCGGAGGAGCTGATCAAATCGACCTGGATCCGTCCCGAGGACGTCCCCTCTTATGAGGAGATCGGAATCGATTGTCTGAAGCTCGTGGAACGCTTCAGGGGGACCGAGAGTCTCCTTCAAATCGTCCATGCCTATGAGCGCCAGAGGTTCGAGGGAAACCTGGTAGACCTTCTCAGCCTCCCCCAAGCCGGGGCCTTCCTTTCTCCCAATTTGGAGATCCTCGCCAGGACCGATCTCGTCGAGCCCGAGAAGATGGAGGCGGTGATGGCTGTGCTCCGGGAACCTTTTTCGGGAAGGGTGCATATCGACAATAAGAGGCTCGATGGCTTCCTGGACTTTTTCAAGGAGAAGGATTGCCTCCGGATGGATTGTGAGCGGTGTGGGTACTGTAAAGGGGTGGCCCGGAGGGTGATCCGCATCGACGAAGCCTGGCGCGGACAGATGGTTGCGAGATTCGAACGGGCCATGACGATGTTAACCACGGGAGAGGTGGCGGGTTTTCTCAAGGTTTGA
- a CDS encoding VTT domain-containing protein yields the protein MRAHGQLSVFIGVMIEQVIVPIPSPMIVMGAGAILIPPDLSVPNGLLQILWVIVLPGTIASTLGSFIGYTISYYGGKTLVIRLERFLGVDWDEIERLERRFQGKKVALSLLLSRAIPAFPLSLVSVFAGLLRIPVRPFTLYTFIGSIFRILFLGFLGWWVGATYEKIATQFDTLETIVSVLMLIAMGGALGYFYYKFRRKG from the coding sequence ATGAGGGCCCATGGACAGCTCTCGGTCTTCATCGGCGTGATGATCGAACAGGTGATCGTTCCCATCCCCTCGCCGATGATCGTCATGGGAGCCGGGGCCATCTTGATCCCTCCAGATCTTTCCGTGCCCAACGGCCTTCTCCAGATCCTCTGGGTCATTGTCCTGCCCGGGACGATCGCTTCGACCTTAGGGTCTTTCATCGGCTACACGATCAGCTATTATGGGGGGAAGACGCTGGTCATTCGCCTGGAGAGATTTTTAGGGGTCGATTGGGACGAGATCGAAAGGCTGGAGCGGCGTTTCCAGGGGAAAAAGGTGGCCTTAAGCCTCCTTCTTTCGAGAGCCATTCCCGCTTTCCCCCTTTCACTGGTCTCGGTCTTTGCGGGCCTTCTCCGTATTCCCGTCCGGCCCTTCACCCTTTATACCTTTATCGGTTCGATCTTCCGTATTCTCTTTCTCGGTTTTCTCGGGTGGTGGGTGGGAGCGACCTACGAAAAGATAGCCACTCAATTCGATACATTGGAAACGATCGTTTCGGTCCTGATGCTGATCGCCATGGGAGGCGCGCTTGGATATTTTTATTACAAATTCCGAAGGAAGGGCTGA
- a CDS encoding ferredoxin — MKVTVDEETCIGCEACVDICPEVFEMSGDKAVVKVNEVPQDLVASCKEAAENCPVEAIQIED, encoded by the coding sequence ATGAAAGTAACGGTGGATGAGGAGACCTGCATCGGGTGCGAGGCGTGCGTCGATATCTGTCCGGAGGTTTTCGAGATGTCGGGCGACAAGGCCGTCGTGAAGGTCAATGAAGTGCCTCAAGACCTGGTCGCCTCTTGCAAGGAGGCGGCCGAAAACTGTCCCGTGGAAGCCATTCAAATCGAAGATTGA
- a CDS encoding sigma-70 family RNA polymerase sigma factor, producing MRLVAEDISSPSGIEDAVPNLAPVDPPMYNVNELDEATLDDFELQPGEEMIGEEHEDLHPNHGLQDEPYYFSNDITLEYLKSLEKISLLTPEQEVDLAKRIKEGEELVKALEIKTNRLKAELYPSQAQKNGKKSTNGGSRSNKTKAKNGKKKLSPAERREKTKKYKELLSRYQQAVLETQQAKNELIEANLRLVVSIAKRYANRGLSFLDLIQEGNLGLMQAMAKFDYTKGYKFSTYASWWIRAAILRAFAEKSRTIRIPNYLFEIKGKMMKSFKDQVKKLGREPTSQELSKDSGIPLNDVEKILNLIEEPISLDMPIGEEDSTLEDLIPDEKSLSPADSLLEKDLVHQVSKLLSGLSPREEKILRLRFGIGEDGECTLEEIGRQFGLSRERIRQIEAKALERLRDPSRYKEIKEYFD from the coding sequence ATGAGACTCGTGGCCGAAGATATCTCTTCTCCCTCCGGAATCGAGGACGCAGTACCAAATTTAGCTCCGGTCGACCCCCCGATGTACAACGTAAACGAATTGGATGAGGCCACGCTCGACGACTTTGAGCTCCAGCCAGGGGAAGAGATGATCGGCGAGGAGCATGAGGATTTACATCCTAACCACGGGCTTCAGGATGAACCCTACTACTTCTCCAACGATATCACTCTCGAATACCTAAAAAGCCTCGAAAAGATCTCTCTGCTCACCCCGGAACAGGAGGTGGACCTGGCCAAGAGGATAAAGGAAGGCGAGGAGCTGGTCAAAGCCCTCGAGATAAAGACCAATCGCCTCAAGGCAGAACTTTATCCCTCTCAAGCCCAGAAGAACGGGAAGAAGTCCACCAATGGAGGCTCACGCTCGAACAAAACGAAGGCCAAGAACGGAAAAAAGAAGTTGTCTCCTGCCGAAAGAAGGGAGAAGACTAAAAAGTATAAAGAGTTATTGAGCCGCTATCAGCAGGCCGTCCTCGAGACCCAGCAGGCGAAGAACGAGCTCATCGAGGCCAACCTCCGTTTGGTGGTCAGCATCGCTAAACGGTACGCCAATCGGGGCCTCTCCTTTCTCGACCTCATCCAGGAGGGGAACCTCGGTCTGATGCAGGCGATGGCCAAGTTCGACTACACCAAGGGTTACAAGTTCAGCACCTATGCCTCCTGGTGGATCCGGGCGGCCATCTTGAGGGCCTTCGCGGAAAAGTCGAGGACGATTCGGATCCCGAACTACCTCTTCGAAATAAAAGGAAAGATGATGAAATCTTTCAAGGACCAGGTCAAGAAACTGGGCAGGGAACCGACCTCTCAGGAGCTCTCGAAAGACAGTGGCATCCCTCTCAACGATGTCGAAAAGATCCTCAACCTCATCGAGGAACCGATCTCTCTCGATATGCCCATCGGGGAAGAGGACAGCACCCTCGAAGACCTGATCCCTGACGAAAAGAGCCTCTCCCCTGCCGATTCGCTCCTCGAGAAGGATCTGGTCCATCAGGTGAGCAAGCTCCTGTCAGGTCTATCCCCGAGGGAGGAGAAGATCCTCAGACTCCGTTTTGGCATCGGGGAGGACGGTGAGTGTACCCTCGAAGAGATCGGCAGGCAGTTCGGCCTCAGCCGGGAGAGGATCCGTCAGATCGAGGCCAAAGCCCTCGAACGGCTGCGGGACCCGAGCCGCTATAAGGAGATCAAAGAGTATTTCGATTGA
- a CDS encoding PHP domain-containing protein encodes MNKIEQNYLISNGYVDLHLHTTASDGVKTPSELVCYSKSKGLRAISITDHDTIDGLEEGLAEGARIDFEVIPGVEISVEHSPGSMHLLGYYIDIDYPPLTAKLAYLQKARAERNPKMIERLNRLGIRITYEEVIKASGGGQVGRPHFAQVLLEKGYVKSFQEAFDRFLKKGAPAYVDKERFTPPEAIRFIIEAKGVAVLAHPNTLGLNGHAELEGLILNLVRAGLKGIEVYYPEHSPEEILRYKGLAEKYGLVMTGGTDYHGIDREGLDVGVGKGEMRLPYAMVEALRSVRNRSNL; translated from the coding sequence ATGAACAAAATAGAACAAAATTATTTGATTTCAAATGGTTATGTTGATCTTCACCTCCATACCACCGCCTCTGACGGGGTAAAGACCCCTTCCGAACTGGTCTGTTATTCAAAATCTAAGGGTCTTCGGGCAATATCCATCACTGACCATGACACGATCGATGGGTTGGAGGAGGGATTGGCCGAAGGGGCGAGGATCGATTTCGAGGTGATCCCCGGGGTGGAGATCAGTGTCGAGCATTCTCCAGGGTCAATGCACCTGCTCGGTTATTATATCGACATTGACTACCCCCCCTTGACCGCCAAGCTGGCCTACCTACAGAAAGCGAGGGCGGAGAGAAATCCCAAGATGATCGAAAGACTGAATCGATTGGGGATCAGGATCACCTATGAGGAGGTGATCAAGGCCTCCGGCGGAGGGCAGGTGGGGCGCCCGCACTTTGCCCAAGTTTTATTAGAAAAAGGGTATGTCAAGAGCTTTCAAGAGGCCTTCGACCGTTTTCTCAAAAAGGGGGCTCCGGCTTATGTAGATAAAGAGAGGTTTACCCCCCCGGAGGCCATTCGCTTTATCATCGAAGCGAAGGGGGTTGCCGTCCTGGCCCATCCGAACACCCTCGGCCTGAACGGCCATGCCGAGCTGGAAGGCCTGATCTTGAACCTGGTCCGGGCAGGGCTTAAGGGGATAGAAGTCTATTATCCCGAGCATTCCCCAGAGGAAATCCTACGTTATAAAGGCCTGGCCGAGAAGTATGGTCTGGTCATGACCGGGGGTACGGATTATCACGGTATCGACCGAGAAGGGCTTGATGTCGGGGTGGGAAAGGGAGAGATGAGGCTCCCCTATGCGATGGTCGAGGCCCTGAGATCGGTAAGGAACCGGTCAAATTTGTAA